One Legionella hackeliae DNA segment encodes these proteins:
- a CDS encoding transglycosylase SLT domain-containing protein, whose protein sequence is MKNTLLTGCLVIGLTFAAHAFSGADYMNRFNAYTQWSQNLPENPGPDFYAFIDSDTPLAQKLRNKWLYHLAQNKDWVNYTKHYKPTIDVNLQCFALFADYQQGKQTEALNGAKPLWLTGSSQPPACNTLFNLLTKDPNFDERLITQRIHLALEERNVGLARYLLRQYKQPRLNDIQLLTTIYLNPKLIMQLQPGELHNAFYLFGLKRMVSTNMDEAIKFSQTEKTRKMLSFPQQQSFLVHLVIYKAMRNHEDTQYWFAKIKPAYYTDVLLDWQIRLALKQQRWAEVERLVNHSKDKENPCWQYWLARALEAQGQKAKANEIYQSVAKSRNYYGFLASLRLNKKPSFENEPPVSDLSILKPYQPFTQNIKSLYQTKQAVQASRLLNDFVIELPKEDKSALAYWIATDLQWHGKSVFLSNTEDLSNQLFLRFPLAYRTTVSEYSKNYSIPPEFVYAIIRQESGFRDDVVSPAGARGLMQLMPATASAVAKREKITYGDKAQLFSSQKNINIGVAYLRQLAARYNRHPVLMAAAYNAGPRQVAYWLKNHPPKQMDIWIETLPWRETRNYLKNVIAFYTVYQYRMNTRPDLGIFMKSL, encoded by the coding sequence ATGAAAAATACATTATTAACAGGTTGCCTGGTAATAGGGCTGACATTTGCTGCCCATGCATTCTCAGGTGCCGATTACATGAATCGGTTTAATGCCTACACCCAGTGGAGTCAAAATTTACCTGAGAATCCGGGACCGGATTTCTATGCATTTATTGATAGCGACACCCCTCTTGCGCAAAAATTACGTAATAAATGGCTCTATCATCTTGCTCAAAATAAAGATTGGGTTAACTATACAAAGCATTATAAACCTACTATAGATGTGAATTTACAGTGCTTTGCTTTATTTGCCGATTATCAACAAGGCAAACAAACGGAGGCGTTGAATGGCGCCAAACCTCTGTGGCTTACAGGGTCTTCTCAACCGCCTGCCTGTAATACCTTATTTAATCTACTGACCAAAGACCCTAATTTTGATGAACGCCTGATTACCCAGCGTATCCATCTCGCATTGGAGGAGCGCAATGTGGGTCTTGCTCGTTACTTATTGAGACAGTATAAGCAACCTCGGCTTAATGATATCCAATTGTTAACCACCATTTATCTAAATCCCAAACTCATTATGCAATTACAACCTGGGGAATTGCATAATGCATTTTATTTATTCGGTTTAAAACGTATGGTTTCAACCAATATGGATGAGGCAATCAAGTTTTCCCAAACCGAAAAAACAAGAAAGATGCTAAGTTTTCCACAGCAGCAAAGTTTCTTGGTCCATCTCGTGATTTATAAAGCCATGCGCAATCATGAAGATACCCAATATTGGTTCGCCAAAATTAAGCCCGCTTATTACACCGATGTGTTACTTGACTGGCAAATCCGCCTGGCTCTTAAACAACAACGATGGGCCGAGGTTGAGCGACTTGTGAACCACTCTAAGGATAAAGAGAATCCTTGTTGGCAATATTGGTTGGCTCGTGCTCTGGAGGCGCAAGGTCAAAAAGCTAAAGCCAATGAAATTTATCAGTCAGTGGCTAAGTCCAGGAATTATTATGGATTTTTAGCCAGTTTACGTCTCAATAAAAAGCCTAGCTTTGAAAACGAACCTCCGGTTTCTGACTTATCAATTTTAAAACCCTATCAACCTTTTACACAGAATATTAAATCACTGTATCAGACAAAACAGGCCGTACAAGCCTCCCGTCTTTTAAATGATTTTGTTATAGAATTGCCAAAAGAGGATAAGAGTGCTTTAGCTTATTGGATTGCGACTGATTTACAGTGGCATGGCAAATCGGTTTTTTTAAGTAATACTGAAGACTTAAGTAATCAACTGTTTTTGCGTTTTCCACTCGCCTATCGCACAACAGTCAGCGAATACTCCAAAAACTACAGTATCCCCCCGGAATTTGTATACGCCATCATTCGTCAGGAAAGTGGTTTTCGCGATGACGTGGTTTCGCCTGCAGGAGCTCGAGGATTAATGCAGCTAATGCCTGCAACAGCCAGTGCAGTCGCTAAACGTGAAAAAATTACTTACGGCGACAAGGCACAACTCTTTTCATCGCAAAAAAATATTAATATTGGTGTCGCTTATTTAAGGCAATTAGCCGCTCGCTATAATCGCCACCCTGTCCTTATGGCTGCCGCCTATAATGCCGGTCCGCGCCAGGTTGCCTACTGGTTAAAAAATCATCCGCCAAAGCAGATGGACATTTGGATAGAGACTTTACCCTGGAGGGAAACTCGTAATTACCTAAAGAATGTCATAGCCTTCTATACCGTTTATCAATATAGAATGAACACAAGACCCGACTTAGGCATTTTTATGAAGTCTTTATAG
- the rpe gene encoding ribulose-phosphate 3-epimerase encodes MTYLIAPSILSADMTRLGEEVDLVMKAGADLIHFDVMDNHYVPNLTFGPPICKALRERFPHIPIDVHLMTNPVDDLIVNFAKAGANRISIHPDATIHLDRSLELIRQQECEAGLVLNPATSPECLAWCIHRLDFVLVMTVNPGFGGQQLIPEVEQKITWIKTKFPHLPICIDGGVTTNNIARLAKAGATQFVAGSAIFSTDDYAETITAMRNELNDLTH; translated from the coding sequence ATGACTTACCTGATAGCTCCTTCTATACTCTCAGCTGACATGACAAGACTCGGTGAAGAAGTGGATTTGGTCATGAAAGCAGGTGCTGATCTGATTCATTTTGATGTGATGGATAATCACTATGTCCCCAATCTTACTTTTGGCCCCCCTATTTGTAAGGCCTTGCGCGAGCGTTTTCCGCACATTCCTATTGATGTGCACTTGATGACAAACCCAGTCGATGATCTTATTGTTAACTTTGCCAAAGCAGGTGCAAATCGCATCAGTATCCATCCTGATGCTACAATTCATCTGGATCGTAGTCTTGAATTAATTCGGCAACAGGAGTGTGAAGCAGGGTTGGTTTTAAATCCCGCAACCTCCCCTGAATGTTTAGCGTGGTGTATCCACAGGCTTGATTTTGTCTTGGTTATGACAGTTAACCCCGGTTTTGGCGGACAACAGTTAATTCCCGAAGTAGAGCAAAAAATTACATGGATTAAAACAAAATTCCCTCATTTGCCGATTTGCATTGATGGTGGAGTAACCACTAACAATATTGCACGCCTGGCAAAAGCTGGAGCTACCCAATTTGTCGCAGGTTCTGCTATATTCTCAACAGATGATTATGCTGAAACGATTACAGCCATGCGTAATGAACTCAATGACCTAACCCATTAA
- a CDS encoding outer membrane protein, translated as MKNLLKLTLAGLLTTSTTSFAYYPADGWYFGMFLTGSYVPTQDFTLTTNQLSVLYKNIYNYNKANHFEVGDLQYVPLPTNGNGEIKYQFGGGLGGQLGYRWCGFRFEGELLFNYNTYKNITIDGLSFGKNQQTVTTTSSSTTTATTITVVTNPYSMSGHAQVGAGLFNVLYEFYNHEGRDVSWIPYLGVGVGFANIKNDWVININQVNPNTGTYGFTSVLDVNDGETTPIAQAILGIDYQMDDYFSVGMDYRYLTSKQLNNTNDRFTFHTLNFNFNYWMNA; from the coding sequence ATGAAAAACCTTCTTAAGCTCACTCTGGCAGGACTCCTTACAACCAGCACAACTTCCTTTGCGTACTACCCTGCAGATGGATGGTATTTTGGTATGTTTCTTACTGGAAGTTATGTACCCACACAAGATTTTACTCTAACTACCAATCAACTTTCTGTGCTTTATAAAAATATTTACAACTATAATAAAGCGAATCATTTCGAGGTAGGGGATTTACAATACGTACCTCTACCCACCAATGGTAATGGAGAAATTAAATACCAGTTTGGTGGTGGTTTAGGCGGACAATTAGGTTATCGCTGGTGTGGTTTTCGTTTTGAAGGTGAATTACTTTTTAACTATAATACTTACAAAAATATTACCATTGATGGTCTTAGCTTTGGCAAAAATCAGCAAACTGTAACTACAACCTCTTCGAGTACTACTACCGCGACCACCATTACTGTAGTAACAAATCCATATAGCATGAGTGGCCATGCGCAAGTAGGTGCCGGCCTTTTCAATGTCCTTTACGAATTTTATAATCACGAAGGACGAGATGTTAGCTGGATACCCTATTTAGGTGTGGGTGTAGGGTTTGCCAATATTAAAAATGACTGGGTCATTAACATCAATCAGGTCAACCCTAATACAGGTACCTATGGCTTTACCTCCGTTCTTGATGTTAATGATGGTGAAACTACTCCAATTGCTCAGGCAATTCTCGGGATTGATTATCAGATGGATGATTATTTTTCCGTGGGTATGGACTATCGCTACCTCACCTCCAAACAACTTAACAATACCAACGATCGATTTACTTTCCACACGCTTAATTTTAACTTTAACTACTGGATGAATGCTTAA
- a CDS encoding outer membrane protein: MRNMLKFGLAGLMIASSSSFSATLSDGWYAGLMGELSYTPSLDFTLSSTSFSSINSLLTSLGYAPLTSPAGEVKYSTGGGIGGQIGYRYCGFRFEGELLYNYSPYDEITVGGLTIGKNQNTALAYPFSALSISGNTSLGAALFNVYYDFYSDDWDEVSWVPYVGLGIGYGYVQNKLQLDFNSTTSGGAAVTTSLIDFKENTSTPVGQAILGISYLFNDSFSMGLDYRYVTTREISGFNERYSIHTLNLNFNYWFGSDE; this comes from the coding sequence ATGAGAAACATGCTTAAGTTTGGATTAGCAGGATTGATGATTGCCAGCAGTTCCTCTTTTTCAGCAACATTATCAGACGGTTGGTATGCAGGTCTAATGGGTGAGTTAAGTTATACCCCCAGTTTAGATTTCACTCTTTCTTCTACCAGTTTTAGCTCAATCAATAGCCTGCTAACCTCTCTGGGGTATGCACCGCTAACCAGTCCGGCCGGAGAAGTTAAGTACTCAACCGGTGGGGGTATCGGCGGACAAATCGGGTATCGCTACTGTGGTTTTCGCTTTGAGGGTGAACTTCTTTACAACTATAGCCCTTATGATGAAATCACTGTGGGGGGGCTTACTATAGGTAAAAATCAAAATACCGCATTGGCCTATCCATTCTCAGCCTTAAGCATAAGCGGCAATACTTCCTTAGGGGCTGCACTTTTTAATGTGTATTATGATTTTTACAGTGATGATTGGGATGAAGTCAGCTGGGTTCCTTATGTGGGATTAGGGATCGGTTATGGTTACGTTCAAAACAAGCTGCAGCTTGATTTTAACAGTACCACATCAGGCGGTGCTGCTGTAACAACAAGCTTGATTGACTTTAAAGAAAATACGTCTACCCCCGTTGGCCAGGCCATTCTGGGTATCAGTTATTTATTTAATGATAGTTTTTCAATGGGCCTTGATTACCGCTATGTCACAACGCGGGAAATTTCTGGTTTTAATGAACGCTATAGCATCCACACGTTGAACTTGAATTTCAATTATTGGTTCGGCAGCGACGAATAG
- a CDS encoding outer membrane protein, with the protein MRIAFFSAAMLASSMVSAAIPIDGWYGSVFGGYTYIPDNVTNTTYYSYYPIGYLRAHPSYNGGWNGGGRIGYQSMPLRYEAEITYVYANLSGFKINNIHQLGVEGETTGTFGMANVYYDFPEMVPCIAPFLGVGIGYGYVTARLNSSGPLVLAGGPVATRFKIDDGVFAYQGTAGFTYNFAENYAVNLAYRYIGTERADEFGKVFQAHLASVGAIYRFDGASYK; encoded by the coding sequence ATGAGAATTGCATTTTTTTCTGCAGCTATGCTCGCTTCCAGCATGGTCTCAGCCGCCATACCTATTGATGGCTGGTATGGTAGTGTTTTTGGTGGTTACACTTACATTCCTGATAATGTCACTAACACAACCTATTACAGTTACTACCCTATTGGTTATTTACGTGCTCATCCTTCCTATAATGGAGGCTGGAACGGTGGCGGACGCATAGGTTATCAAAGCATGCCTTTGCGTTATGAAGCTGAAATTACTTATGTGTATGCCAATCTGAGTGGATTTAAAATAAATAACATTCATCAACTTGGCGTTGAGGGTGAAACAACAGGCACCTTCGGTATGGCAAATGTCTACTATGACTTCCCAGAAATGGTACCTTGCATCGCGCCATTCCTTGGTGTTGGTATTGGTTATGGCTATGTTACCGCACGATTGAATAGCAGTGGTCCTTTAGTTCTTGCAGGTGGTCCTGTTGCAACACGCTTCAAAATTGATGATGGTGTTTTTGCTTATCAGGGTACAGCCGGTTTTACTTATAATTTCGCTGAAAACTATGCAGTTAACCTCGCTTACCGCTATATCGGAACTGAGCGTGCTGATGAGTTTGGAAAAGTATTTCAAGCCCACTTGGCAAGCGTTGGAGCAATTTATCGCTTTGATGGCGCTAGCTATAAGTAA
- a CDS encoding aminoglycoside phosphotransferase family protein: MAKMHENEFTIDEDLVRHLLQKQCPQWKNLSLAPILSSGTDNALFRLGDDYVVRLPRIDWATESIKKEYEWVPKISQCLKMPISEPFFKGAPETFYPWAWLIVRWNEGYTPPFENDSEYEVLAKDLACFLNELHSITLENGPLSRRGVPLKELNEETTQALAQLKDDIDTQLATSLWNQLASLPSWTKNPVWVHGDFLPGNILVRNNRLNAVIDFSDVGIGDPGCDLVIAWSLLNAHSRKIFRSNLENIDDTTWQRGRGWALSIALIMLPYYKNTNPVLARLARRMIEHTLYLSE; encoded by the coding sequence ATGGCGAAGATGCATGAAAACGAATTTACAATCGATGAGGACCTTGTTCGCCATCTTCTTCAAAAACAATGTCCTCAGTGGAAAAATTTATCACTAGCACCCATTTTGTCCAGCGGAACAGACAATGCTCTATTTCGTTTAGGGGATGATTATGTCGTTCGTTTACCTCGAATCGATTGGGCGACTGAAAGTATAAAAAAAGAATATGAATGGGTGCCTAAGATTTCTCAATGTTTAAAAATGCCAATCTCGGAGCCTTTTTTTAAAGGGGCACCCGAAACGTTCTATCCTTGGGCTTGGCTCATTGTGCGTTGGAATGAAGGATATACCCCCCCTTTTGAGAATGATAGTGAGTATGAAGTACTCGCTAAAGATTTGGCGTGTTTTCTCAATGAATTACACAGCATAACATTGGAAAATGGTCCCTTATCAAGACGTGGAGTCCCTTTAAAAGAATTAAATGAAGAAACAACCCAAGCCCTGGCTCAATTAAAAGACGATATTGATACGCAATTAGCCACTTCTTTATGGAATCAACTAGCTAGCCTTCCCAGCTGGACAAAAAATCCTGTCTGGGTACATGGCGATTTTTTACCAGGAAATATTCTGGTACGGAACAATCGACTTAATGCGGTAATTGATTTTTCTGATGTGGGGATTGGTGATCCTGGCTGTGATCTGGTGATTGCCTGGAGTTTACTTAACGCTCATTCTCGAAAAATTTTTCGGTCCAATTTAGAAAACATTGATGATACAACATGGCAAAGAGGCCGTGGATGGGCTTTGTCCATTGCACTTATCATGCTGCCTTATTATAAAAATACAAATCCTGTATTAGCGAGGCTTGCAAGACGAATGATAGAACATACCCTCTACCTTTCAGAATAG
- a CDS encoding NAD+ synthase — MSHALKILMAQLNPVVGAVEANAEKICSIVDSHQLKQDVIVFPELALTGYPPEDLLLRYDFHQQVERALKTIERMSKDCFVIVGHPSLEGEDCFNSASIFYKGERIALYHKHHLPNYGVFDEKRYFKSGEAGPCILSIRNYRFGVCICEDLWFKGPVDQLLQAKVDGIFCLNASPFDDQKQQLREDLLAHYSEQGTVMIYVNQVGGQDELVFDGQSMVFDAQGKLCARAPAFQEVLHPITFNNHQITGDITPLLERNELIYKALVCGTRDYVEKNGFPGVLLGLSGGIDSALTLAIAVDALGASRVHAVMMPSRYTADISLIDARKQLNHLNVASTTLSIESVFSSFLETLEPVFAGFKPDTTEENIQARIRGVLLMALSNKTGKMVLTTSNKSETAVGYATLYGDMAGGFAVLKDVLKTQVYALARYRNLISPVIPERVITRAPSAELAKNQTDQDSLPDYATLDAIIHAYMENNVSAEEIIRAGYPEKEVWQIIRLIKRNEYKRRQAAPGIKISPRAFGRDWRMPITSNFTL, encoded by the coding sequence ATGTCACACGCTCTAAAAATTTTAATGGCACAACTTAATCCGGTGGTTGGTGCAGTGGAAGCAAATGCGGAGAAAATTTGCTCGATTGTTGACTCGCATCAACTAAAGCAGGATGTCATTGTATTTCCTGAGTTAGCACTCACTGGTTATCCACCTGAGGATTTACTGTTGCGTTATGATTTTCACCAACAAGTAGAACGTGCTTTAAAAACTATTGAGCGAATGAGTAAAGACTGTTTTGTCATTGTGGGCCATCCCAGTCTAGAGGGTGAAGACTGTTTTAATTCCGCCAGTATTTTTTACAAAGGCGAGCGCATTGCTCTTTATCACAAGCATCACTTGCCCAATTACGGTGTATTTGACGAAAAACGTTACTTTAAATCAGGTGAGGCTGGACCTTGCATTTTGTCGATAAGAAACTATCGATTTGGTGTTTGTATTTGTGAAGATCTTTGGTTTAAAGGTCCAGTTGATCAACTGTTGCAAGCAAAGGTTGACGGTATCTTTTGCTTAAATGCATCCCCTTTTGATGACCAAAAGCAGCAATTGCGCGAAGACCTGCTTGCCCACTACTCAGAACAAGGTACTGTCATGATTTACGTCAATCAGGTTGGCGGTCAAGACGAACTGGTTTTCGATGGCCAATCCATGGTCTTTGATGCACAGGGTAAACTTTGTGCTCGAGCTCCTGCATTTCAGGAGGTATTGCACCCTATCACTTTCAATAATCATCAAATTACAGGAGACATTACTCCTTTATTAGAGAGGAACGAATTAATTTATAAAGCCCTGGTTTGTGGTACACGTGACTATGTGGAAAAAAATGGTTTTCCTGGCGTATTATTGGGTTTGTCGGGCGGTATAGACTCAGCGCTTACACTAGCCATTGCTGTTGATGCCTTGGGCGCTTCCAGGGTTCACGCGGTAATGATGCCTTCTCGATACACCGCAGATATTAGTCTTATTGATGCCAGAAAACAGTTAAACCATTTGAATGTAGCGAGCACTACACTTTCCATTGAATCAGTATTTAGTAGTTTTCTTGAAACCCTTGAACCTGTTTTTGCCGGTTTTAAACCTGATACAACAGAAGAAAATATCCAGGCCCGAATTCGTGGTGTTTTATTAATGGCACTCTCAAATAAGACGGGCAAAATGGTGCTTACTACCAGCAACAAAAGTGAAACGGCTGTTGGTTATGCAACCTTGTATGGTGATATGGCAGGTGGATTTGCCGTGTTAAAAGATGTTTTAAAAACGCAAGTATACGCGTTAGCCCGTTATCGCAACCTAATATCACCTGTAATCCCTGAACGCGTGATCACAAGAGCGCCGTCCGCGGAATTAGCAAAGAACCAGACGGATCAAGATTCATTACCTGATTATGCAACACTGGATGCCATTATCCATGCTTATATGGAAAATAACGTCTCTGCAGAGGAAATTATTAGAGCAGGCTATCCTGAAAAAGAGGTGTGGCAAATTATTCGTTTGATTAAACGGAATGAATACAAGCGTCGACAGGCAGCCCCAGGCATTAAAATCTCACCAAGAGCTTTCGGACGTGACTGGCGCATGCCTATCACATCGAACTTTACTTTATAA
- a CDS encoding DUF5630 domain-containing protein produces MFNQFYESLNDFLKIEGLNLILRDKFLAASDEERIATVKLMLSQSNFDLLVKFACTIPEFYKTCLSPTFDKEWAKLWSTYGIILTNDSQKALFNQSQSNPLHLFLGIYFYHKAVRIKKYCPNSTKLEQDYIQKAMNYESIHACQRYAQYVYENCQSFKHSETDSHFKKLFAELKKLTPNYGCYAYIMLAEAYLQFAFFQQHLDNKVKAEKAFNCALLACANAEKSYNTDDPIIFNASLGEGLSASNSLHLSTFEEIQVHLLRIASKRDSVAGSPNPPS; encoded by the coding sequence ATGTTCAATCAATTTTACGAATCTTTAAATGATTTTTTAAAAATTGAGGGTTTAAACCTCATCTTGCGTGATAAATTTCTTGCGGCTTCTGACGAAGAAAGGATTGCAACTGTGAAATTGATGCTCTCCCAAAGTAATTTTGATCTACTCGTTAAATTTGCTTGTACTATCCCTGAGTTTTACAAGACTTGTCTTTCACCAACTTTTGATAAAGAGTGGGCAAAGTTATGGAGTACTTACGGCATTATTCTTACTAATGACTCGCAAAAAGCCTTATTTAATCAGTCCCAAAGTAATCCATTGCACTTATTTCTTGGTATTTACTTCTATCATAAAGCGGTACGAATTAAAAAATATTGCCCTAACAGCACTAAGTTAGAACAGGATTATATTCAAAAAGCAATGAACTATGAATCTATCCACGCTTGTCAGAGATATGCCCAATATGTCTATGAAAATTGTCAATCCTTTAAACACTCTGAGACTGATTCGCACTTCAAAAAACTCTTCGCAGAATTAAAAAAACTAACTCCTAATTATGGTTGTTATGCTTATATAATGCTGGCTGAAGCGTACTTACAATTTGCCTTCTTTCAACAACATTTAGACAACAAGGTAAAGGCGGAGAAAGCCTTTAATTGTGCTTTGTTAGCCTGTGCAAATGCAGAAAAAAGTTATAATACAGATGACCCAATAATCTTTAACGCGAGCCTTGGTGAGGGATTGTCTGCTAGTAATTCGTTACATCTATCTACTTTTGAAGAAATTCAAGTTCATCTTTTAAGAATCGCAAGTAAGCGAGATAGCGTCGCTGGCTCACCCAATCCACCCAGTTAA